Proteins encoded in a region of the Cupriavidus pauculus genome:
- the wecB gene encoding non-hydrolyzing UDP-N-acetylglucosamine 2-epimerase, whose protein sequence is MLKVLTVVGTRPEIIRLSRVIDKLDRYCEHTLVHTGQNYDYELNEVFFSDLGIRKPDHFLEAAGATAAETIGQVIIAADKILETLKPDALLLLGDTNSALAAIAAKRRKVPIFHMEAGNRCFDFRVPEEINRRIVDHIADINLTYSEIAREYLLREGLPPDQVIKTGSPMREVIEHYQDGINASDVLTRLDLRAGHYFVVSSHREENVDSPEQLRKLIEMLSAIARRYDEPVIVSTHPRTRKRMDALGLEADPRVVFHKPFGFLDYIKLQTNARAVLSDSGTITEESSILNFPALNLREVHERPEGFEEAAVMFVGMNVDRAMQALDILAAQPRGEARALRLVSDYEPDNVSDKVLRIIVSYTDFVKRRVWRLPA, encoded by the coding sequence ATGCTTAAGGTCCTGACCGTCGTCGGTACGCGCCCCGAGATCATTCGTCTGTCGCGCGTGATCGACAAGCTCGATCGCTATTGCGAACACACGCTCGTGCATACGGGCCAGAACTACGATTACGAGCTGAACGAGGTCTTCTTCAGCGACCTCGGCATTCGCAAGCCTGACCACTTCCTGGAGGCCGCTGGCGCGACCGCGGCCGAGACGATCGGGCAGGTCATCATTGCCGCCGACAAGATCCTCGAGACGCTGAAGCCGGACGCGCTGCTGCTGCTCGGCGATACCAACAGCGCGCTTGCCGCCATCGCGGCCAAGCGCCGCAAGGTGCCGATCTTCCATATGGAAGCCGGCAACCGCTGTTTCGATTTCCGCGTGCCCGAGGAAATCAACCGCCGTATCGTCGACCATATCGCCGATATCAACCTGACCTACAGCGAGATCGCGCGCGAGTATCTGCTGCGCGAAGGCCTGCCACCCGATCAGGTGATCAAGACGGGCAGCCCGATGCGCGAGGTCATCGAGCACTATCAGGACGGCATCAATGCGTCCGACGTGCTGACGCGCCTGGACCTGCGCGCCGGCCATTACTTCGTCGTGAGTTCGCACCGCGAGGAGAATGTCGATTCGCCCGAGCAGCTGCGCAAGCTGATCGAGATGCTCAGCGCCATCGCGCGCCGCTACGACGAGCCGGTGATCGTCTCCACGCACCCGCGTACGCGCAAGCGCATGGACGCACTGGGCCTCGAGGCCGATCCGCGCGTCGTGTTCCACAAGCCGTTCGGTTTCCTCGACTACATCAAGCTGCAGACGAACGCGCGCGCCGTGCTGTCGGATAGCGGCACGATCACCGAGGAATCGTCGATCCTGAACTTCCCCGCGCTGAACCTGCGCGAAGTGCACGAGCGCCCGGAAGGCTTCGAGGAAGCGGCGGTGATGTTCGTCGGCATGAACGTGGACCGGGCCATGCAGGCGCTCGACATTCTCGCGGCGCAGCCGCGTGGCGAAGCGCGCGCGCTGCGTCTGGTGAGCGACTACGAGCCCGATAACGTGTCCGACAAGGTGCTGCGGATCATCGTCAGCTACACGGACTTCGTCAAGCGCCGGGTCTGGCGGCTTCCGGCCTGA
- a CDS encoding glycosyltransferase family 4 protein: protein MKVLVVSQHYWPESFRINEVVESLQEAGCEVTVLSGQPNYPRGEVFPGYRATGWGVERHPAGYDIYRVPLMPRGPGGALRLVGNYLSFVMNGALFGAWQLRRKRFDVIFVYAVSPILQAIPAIVLRSTCRAALVTWVQDLWPQSLEVTGFVRNKTALSMVEHVVRWIYRKNDLLLTQSEAFVPTVRALSGGTEVVYHPNPGERAMGRALAGPAALVLDPGFNVVFAGNLGTVQALETVLDAAEQLRRDSAIRFTLVGDGSRLKWLEDEIARRNLHNVSLPGRYAPDDMPQILAQADALLVSLVRSPIMEQTVPSKVQAYLAAGRPVIASMDGEGARVVQESGAGVACPAEDAAALAAAIHALKSASPDARQAMGDAGRAYYARHFEPAALANQLVARFRAAVRQRWKHMDSDSNSNRRES, encoded by the coding sequence ATGAAGGTGCTCGTCGTCAGCCAGCATTACTGGCCGGAGTCGTTCCGTATCAACGAGGTGGTGGAATCGCTGCAGGAAGCGGGCTGCGAGGTCACCGTCCTGAGCGGCCAGCCCAACTATCCCCGGGGCGAGGTTTTCCCGGGCTACCGGGCTACCGGGTGGGGCGTGGAGCGTCATCCGGCCGGCTACGACATCTACCGCGTTCCGCTGATGCCGCGTGGACCGGGCGGCGCCCTCCGGCTGGTCGGCAACTATCTTTCGTTCGTGATGAACGGCGCGTTGTTCGGCGCGTGGCAATTGCGACGCAAGCGGTTCGACGTGATCTTCGTCTACGCGGTCTCGCCGATTCTTCAGGCGATTCCCGCGATCGTGCTGCGCAGCACGTGCCGTGCCGCGCTCGTGACATGGGTGCAGGATCTCTGGCCGCAGAGCCTGGAAGTCACGGGCTTCGTACGCAACAAGACCGCGCTGTCGATGGTCGAGCACGTGGTCCGCTGGATCTACCGCAAAAATGATCTGCTGCTCACCCAGTCGGAGGCGTTCGTCCCCACCGTGCGGGCGCTTTCCGGTGGGACCGAGGTGGTCTATCATCCCAACCCGGGCGAGCGGGCCATGGGCAGGGCGCTTGCCGGCCCGGCCGCGCTGGTGCTGGATCCCGGGTTCAATGTGGTGTTTGCGGGCAACCTCGGGACTGTGCAAGCACTTGAAACAGTGCTTGACGCCGCCGAGCAACTGCGGCGAGATAGCGCCATACGGTTCACGCTGGTTGGCGATGGAAGCCGGCTGAAGTGGCTGGAAGACGAGATTGCGCGTCGGAATCTGCACAATGTTTCGTTGCCGGGGCGTTACGCTCCCGACGACATGCCACAGATTCTTGCGCAGGCGGATGCGCTGCTCGTCAGCCTCGTGCGCAGTCCGATCATGGAGCAAACCGTACCCAGCAAGGTCCAGGCGTACCTGGCGGCGGGACGGCCGGTCATCGCATCCATGGACGGCGAGGGTGCGCGCGTTGTGCAGGAGTCTGGTGCTGGCGTGGCGTGTCCCGCGGAGGATGCCGCGGCGCTGGCCGCCGCGATCCACGCGCTCAAGTCCGCTTCACCGGACGCGCGACAGGCCATGGGCGATGCGGGACGCGCCTATTACGCCCGGCATTTCGAACCTGCAGCATTGGCGAACCAGCTCGTTGCCCGGTTTCGGGCCGCGGTCCGCCAGCGCTGGAAGCATATGGATTCGGACTCAAATTCGAATAGAAGGGAATCATGA
- a CDS encoding polysaccharide biosynthesis protein: protein MFKDKTLLITGGTGSFGNAVLNRFLNSDFAEIRVFSRDEKKQEDMRIALKNDKVKFYIGDVREYDAVHDALRGVDYVFHAAALKQVPSCEFYPMEAVRTNVVGAENVMRAAIANEVSRCVVLSTDKAVYPINAMGISKAMMEKVMVAKSRLCDPGKTVLSATRYGNVMASRGSVIPLFLSQLQKGLPLTLTDPNMTRFLMSLEESVDLVLYAFEHARPGDIFVQKAPASTVGDLALALKELLKGDSELKVIGTRHGEKLYESLVSREEMARADDLGGYYRIPADSRDLNYNKYFVEGETEISEIDDYTSHNTHRLTVPQVKDVLLQLDIVREAIHA from the coding sequence ATGTTTAAAGATAAGACGCTTCTCATCACCGGCGGTACCGGTTCCTTCGGCAACGCGGTCCTCAATCGTTTTCTGAACTCCGATTTCGCCGAGATCCGCGTGTTCAGCCGCGACGAGAAGAAGCAGGAGGACATGCGCATCGCGCTGAAGAACGACAAGGTCAAGTTCTATATCGGCGATGTCCGCGAATACGATGCCGTGCACGACGCGTTGCGCGGTGTGGACTACGTGTTCCACGCGGCGGCGCTCAAGCAGGTGCCGTCGTGCGAGTTCTACCCGATGGAGGCCGTGCGGACCAACGTGGTGGGCGCGGAGAACGTCATGCGCGCGGCGATTGCCAACGAGGTGAGCCGCTGCGTGGTGCTGAGCACCGACAAGGCGGTCTACCCCATCAACGCGATGGGCATCTCCAAGGCCATGATGGAAAAGGTCATGGTCGCCAAGTCGCGGCTGTGCGATCCGGGCAAGACGGTGCTGAGCGCCACGCGCTACGGCAACGTGATGGCCTCGCGCGGCTCCGTGATTCCGCTGTTCCTCAGCCAGCTGCAGAAAGGCCTGCCGCTGACGCTGACGGACCCGAACATGACGCGTTTCCTGATGTCGCTCGAGGAGTCGGTGGACCTGGTGCTGTATGCGTTCGAACACGCGCGGCCGGGCGATATCTTCGTGCAGAAGGCGCCCGCCTCGACCGTGGGCGATCTCGCGCTCGCGCTCAAGGAACTGCTGAAGGGCGACAGCGAACTGAAGGTCATCGGTACCCGCCATGGCGAGAAGCTGTACGAGTCGCTGGTGTCGCGCGAGGAAATGGCGCGCGCCGACGACCTCGGCGGCTACTATCGCATCCCGGCCGACTCGCGCGACCTGAACTACAACAAGTACTTCGTCGAGGGCGAGACCGAGATCTCGGAGATCGACGACTATACGTCGCACAACACGCATCGCCTGACCGTGCCGCAGGTCAAGGACGTCCTGCTGCAGCTCGATATCGTGCGGGAGGCCATCCATGCTTAA
- a CDS encoding dTDP-4-dehydrorhamnose reductase family protein encodes MRVMVLGVSGMLGNAVFRHFAEQPQRFQVIGTARSGAVRRHFDPSLHDAILTGVDVENVDSLLSAFATVRPDVVINCIGLIKQLAQANDPLSALPINAELPHRLARICAVANARLVHVSTDCVYSGAKGLYREEDASDAKDLYGRSKYLGEVDYPHAITLRTSIIGHELDSANALVGWFLSQQGSVKGFTRAVFSGLPTVELARVISEFVLPRPELHGLYHVSAEPIAKYDLLKLVAAAYRKEIEIVPDDGFVIDRSLDSARFRAATGYAPPAWPALVDTMAKFG; translated from the coding sequence ATGAGGGTCATGGTACTGGGTGTGTCCGGAATGCTCGGCAACGCCGTCTTCCGGCATTTTGCCGAACAGCCGCAGCGTTTCCAGGTGATCGGCACCGCGCGGTCCGGGGCGGTGCGCCGGCACTTCGACCCATCGCTGCACGATGCGATTCTGACGGGTGTGGATGTCGAGAATGTGGATAGCCTGCTGTCGGCATTCGCCACCGTGCGTCCCGACGTGGTCATCAACTGCATCGGCCTGATCAAGCAGCTGGCGCAGGCGAACGATCCGCTGTCGGCGCTGCCGATCAATGCGGAGCTGCCGCATCGGCTCGCGCGCATCTGTGCGGTAGCGAACGCACGCCTTGTGCACGTGAGCACGGACTGCGTCTATTCCGGCGCCAAGGGCCTGTATCGTGAGGAAGACGCCTCCGATGCCAAGGACCTCTATGGCCGCAGCAAGTATCTCGGTGAAGTCGATTATCCGCACGCCATCACGCTGCGGACCTCGATCATCGGCCACGAGCTCGACAGTGCCAACGCGCTCGTCGGCTGGTTCCTGTCCCAGCAAGGCAGTGTGAAGGGCTTTACGCGCGCGGTGTTCTCGGGGCTGCCTACCGTGGAACTGGCGCGCGTCATCAGCGAGTTCGTACTGCCGCGTCCGGAACTGCACGGTCTGTATCACGTGTCGGCGGAGCCGATCGCGAAGTACGATCTGCTGAAGCTCGTTGCGGCCGCATATCGGAAAGAGATCGAGATTGTGCCCGACGACGGATTCGTCATCGATCGCTCGCTGGATTCGGCCCGCTTCCGTGCGGCGACGGGCTATGCCCCGCCCGCATGGCCCGCGCTGGTCGACACGATGGCGAAGTTCGGCTGA
- a CDS encoding glycosyltransferase — MSASQVGVPEGTPTRSVRRSFAARMLSSLRAAREGREDEVLLCFNSLPPLTRSRARVVTYVHAPHFVGAHAGIRYTPVTRLRIVLERAWFRFAIGHSDEVWVQTPTMAHSFHRLYPTVTVRVVPLLDGALHRMVSSMDGGSPAAPHAWQDKVFFYPADTVGHKNHVNLLRAWALLHDAGHDPQLWLTLDHDELDAMLAAAGVPRERAGAVRALGRLSRDDVLARLSASSALIFPSIAETFGLPMLEASALNKPVLAAERDFVRDVCRPAQTFDPTSPYSIAHAVTRFVEGEGPLPGPFFSAAAFREKLLS, encoded by the coding sequence GTGAGCGCGAGCCAGGTCGGCGTGCCCGAAGGTACGCCGACGCGTTCCGTCCGGCGCAGCTTTGCTGCCCGCATGCTTTCGTCCCTCCGCGCCGCACGCGAAGGCCGCGAGGACGAGGTGCTCCTCTGCTTCAACAGCCTGCCACCGCTGACGCGGTCGCGGGCCCGCGTCGTTACCTACGTCCATGCGCCGCATTTCGTCGGCGCCCACGCCGGCATCCGGTATACCCCCGTCACGCGGCTGCGCATCGTTCTCGAGCGCGCGTGGTTCCGGTTCGCGATCGGCCATAGCGACGAGGTCTGGGTGCAGACGCCGACGATGGCGCACAGCTTCCATCGGCTGTATCCGACGGTGACGGTGCGGGTCGTGCCCCTGCTGGACGGGGCGCTCCATCGGATGGTCTCGTCGATGGACGGCGGCAGCCCGGCCGCGCCGCATGCGTGGCAAGACAAGGTATTTTTCTACCCGGCCGACACCGTGGGTCACAAGAACCATGTGAACCTGCTGCGCGCGTGGGCCCTGCTGCACGACGCCGGGCACGACCCGCAACTGTGGCTGACGCTCGATCACGACGAACTCGACGCGATGCTCGCGGCGGCGGGCGTGCCGCGCGAGCGCGCGGGCGCGGTCCGCGCGCTGGGCCGGCTCAGCCGCGACGACGTGCTCGCGCGCCTGTCGGCGTCCAGTGCGCTGATCTTCCCGTCGATCGCGGAAACGTTCGGGCTGCCCATGCTCGAGGCCAGCGCGCTGAACAAGCCGGTCCTCGCGGCGGAGCGGGACTTCGTTCGCGACGTGTGCCGTCCGGCGCAGACGTTCGACCCGACATCGCCGTATTCGATCGCGCATGCGGTCACGCGATTCGTGGAAGGCGAAGGCCCACTTCCGGGACCTTTCTTCTCGGCCGCGGCGTTCCGCGAGAAGCTCCTGTCATGA